Proteins encoded within one genomic window of Anopheles gambiae chromosome 3, idAnoGambNW_F1_1, whole genome shotgun sequence:
- the LOC133393311 gene encoding E3 SUMO-protein ligase ZBED1-like yields the protein MSKPSRFISSVWKHFERLGDRAKCQFCQNTFSFSTGSTANLKRHLARKHPTDPLQEMYAEVAESEPSSPPEETNGEQTWDDGIEGILIPKVECVMPQVETKPKPQQLVSSVWKHYDRDGSSAKCHHCPRVISYSHGSTSNLKKHLIRKHPDASLDPEPTPDDELAGEQGEDDPSSPWSEGIEGIVVPKKEQATPGGKTYADIWNHYDRDGTMATCHYCYRSIAFSAGSTSNLKKHLTRKHPMVTVQSRPAKKRQSLERKVKLPQSPRPLNDYFDEDSILPAVGLQPRNRPKPTSSVWNHFDRSGTTAKCRICLRVLTYAGTTSNLRKHILRQHPTLTLGKQEMTRIHHVTLPTPPQRPDSADDTERPSFTAKSFVSGSPGESSDSEQQQPAVKPLTEARVAKMHESIALMICRGNHTFAMVEEEAFQALFTQYSHREFEMCSKFTFKRLWLPQVYGKVQSRVKAELATARAISLGVNSATSVNHESVLSVTAYFIDQNGKLSNALLDFARCTPSYGGENVAAQLAEVMKLFEIDGKVLSIVTDNDDASVMQAVETLNIPHVACFAHSIDPIVMLTLNSTIQGTLDEVRHVVAQIRSSAKARELVEDIENSARITTLKLDVPNDWHSTLDMLGRFVACKEAILACSAELNIACKLEGKDWLMLEQSTRVLQELATAVHEVSADKLVTISKPCVMYQLLVHRLEAMALEQNVLMDVSAMAATLRDSIRECCAYVRSSPLLTQAVMLDPRYKAEGFMQDEECLQKTYESIVEEIAALQSDGGDGGVPMELDKESEAEQSRTNEEALYQLFEAHKHSKHDGSALKVSAQYELDYYLKAKHLQRKGDPLEWWERNKHFYPNLYKLASKSLCTPAACVSASGCCAKAEVECRERKNRLLPKRIQQMVFIKYNHHRYQADIADD from the exons ATGAGCAAGCCGTCTCGTTTTATATCCAGCGTTTGGAAACATTTCGAGCGCCTAGGCGACCGTGCAAAATGCCAATTCTGCCAAAATACGTTCTCCTTCTCGACCGGTTCGACGGCCAACCTGAAGCGGCATCTCGCCCGCAAACATCCGACGGATCCGCTGCAGGAAATGTACGCCGAGGTGGCGGAGAGCGAACCGTCCTCACCGCCCGAGGAGACCAACGGGGAGCAGACGTGGGACGACGGCATCGAAG GCATACTAATACCAAAGGTAGAGTGCGTAATGCCGCAAGTGGaaacgaaaccgaaacccCAGCAGCTGGTGTCGAGCGTCTGGAAACATTACGATCGCGACGGATCGTCGGCCAAGTGTCACCATTGCCCTAGGGTTATATCGTATTCGCACGGGTCGACGTCGAACCTAAAGAAACATTTGATCCGCAAACATCCCGATGCTTCGCTCGATCCCGAACCAACGCCGGACGATGAGCTGGCAGGAGAGCAGGGGGAAGACGATCCTTCGTCACCATGGTCAGAAGGCATCGAAG GAATAGTTGTCCCCAAGAAGGAGCAAGCGACGCCGGGCGGCAAAACGTACGCGGACATTTGGAACCACTACGATCGGGACGGTACGATGGCAACGTGTCACTATTGCTACAGAAGCATAGCATTCTCGGCCGGCAGCACGTCCAATCTGAAGAAACATCTGACACGCAAGCATCCGATGGTAACGGTTCAGAGCCGTCCGGCCAAGAAAAGGCAGAGCCTGGAGCGTAAGGTGAAATTACCACAATCACCAAGACCGCTGAACGATTACTTCGATGAAG ATTCAATCCTACCGGCAGTGGGGCTACAGCCCAGAAACAGACCGAAACCAACGTCCAGCGTTTGGAACCATTTCGATCGCAGTGGCACAACGGCCAAGTGTCGCATCTGCCTGAGAGTGCTCACCTATGCCGGCACGACGTCGAACCTGCGGAAGCACATCCTACGCCAGCATCCCACGCTGACGCTAGGCAAGCAGGAAATGACGCGGATTCATCACGTCACGCTGCCAACGCCACCGCAGCGCCCCGACAGTGCGGACGACACGGAACGGCCATCATTCACGGCCAAGTCGTTTGTGTCAGGCTCTCCGGGTGAGTCGAGTGacagcgagcagcagcagcctgctGTAAAACCGCTCACCGAAGCCAGGGTGGCAAAAATGCACGAGAGCATTGCGCTGATGATTTGCCGCGGCAATCATACGTTCGCGATGGTAGAGGAGGAAGCATTTCAAGCGCTGTTCACGCAGTACAGCCACCGGGAGTTTGAAATGTGCAGCAAGTTTACCTTCAAACGCCTCTGGCTGCCGCAGGTGTACGGCAAGGTGCAGAGCCGTGTGAAAGCTGAGCTAGCGACGGCGCGGGCCATTTCGCTGGGCGTTAATTCGGCGACAAGCGTCAACCACGAATCGGTGCTAAGCGTTACGGCCTATTTTATCGATCAGAATGGGAAGCTGTCGAATGCGCTGCTGGATTTTGCGCGCTGCACACCGAGCTACGGGGGAGAGAACGTGGCAGCACAGCTGGCCGAAGTAATGAAGCTGTTCGAAATTGACGGCAAGGTGCTCTCGATCGTAACGGATAACGATGACGCCAGCGTGATGCAGGCAGTAGAAACGCTCAATATTCCCCACGTTGCGTGCTTCGCGCATTCGATCGATCCGATCGTGATGCTGACATTGAACAGCACCATACAAGGCACACTAGACGAAGTGCGGCACGTGGTGGCGCAGATCCGCAGCAGTGCGAAAGCACGCGAATTGGTGGAGGATATCGAAAACAGCGCACGCATTACGACCCTAAAGCTGGACGTACCAAACGACTGGCACAGTACGTTGGACATGCTCGGTCGGTTTGTGGCGTGCAAGGAAGCGATCTTGGCCTGCTCGGCCGAGCTAAACATTGCGTGCAAGCTGGAGGGTAAAGATTGGCTCATGCTCGAGCAGTCGACCCGGGTGCTGCAGGAGCTCGCTACCGCAGTGCACGAAGTGTCGGCCGACAAGCTGGTCACCATTTCCAAACCGTGCGTGATGTACCAGCTGCTCGTTCATCGGCTGGAAGCGATGGCGTTGGAGCAGAACGTCCTGATGGATGTTTCCGCGATGGCCGCGACACTACGCGACAGTATCCGGGAGTGTTGCGCATACGTGCGCAGCAGCCCACTGCTAACGCAGGCCGTCATGCTCGATCCCCGCTACAAGGCCGAAGGGTTCATGCAGGACGAAGAGTGTTTGCAAAAGACGTACGAAAGCATCGTCGAAGAGATTGCTGCCCTGCAGTCGGACGGTGGCGATGGTGGCGTACCGATGGAGCTAGATAAGGAATCGGAAGCGGAACAGTCGCGCACCAATGAAGAGGCACTGTATCAACTGTTCGAagcgcacaaacacagcaagcACGATGGATCGGCGCTAAAGGTAAGCGCCCAGTACGAGCTGGACTACTACCTGAAGGCGAAACATTTGCAGCGCAAGGGGGACCCGCTGGAGTGGTGGGAACGTAACAAACACTTCTATCCGAACCTGTACAAACTGGCCAGCAAAAGCCTTTGCACACCGGCTGCATGCGTTTCGGCAAGCGGGTGCTGTGCAAAGGCGGAGGTAGAGTGTCGGGAGCGTAAGAACCGGCTGCTGCCGAAGCGAATCCAGCAGATGGTGTTTATAAAATACAATCACCACCGCTACCAGGCGGATATAGCGGACGATTAA